A region of the Allorhizobium pseudoryzae genome:
TCGGATGGTGGGGAGAGACATGATGGGAGGCACCTGCGTCGAATCGGATGGGCCTGCATCTTCCGGCGGCAGACGCCTGAAGGCAATCGATAAAGCCGGCATTTTGGCAGTGCGGTTATGCCCCGGGGTGCCGTTTTCTACTGAAGCAGCGGGCGAAGCTCTGCCGCCACGCCCTGCATCTTGGCCAGATAGCGTTCGGCCATCTCGGCGGCCGGCACATGGGCGGCCGGAGCGCCGATATTGAGCGCCGCGACAACCCTTCCCTTCACGCCGAAAAGCGGAAGGGCGATCGAACAGAGGCCCAGTTCCAGTTCCTGATCGATGACCGCATGGCCCTCCGTTCGAACCCGCTCCAGCTCCATCATCAGGTCGGCGGTCTCGGTCTTCGTTCTCGGCGTGTAGGCCTGGCGGGGCGACGCTTCGATGAGCGCCCTTGCCTCCGCCTCCGGCAGTGCCGCCAGAAGCACCCGCCCCATGGAGGCGCAATAGGCCGGCAGACGGCTCCCCGGCATCAGGTTGATCGACATCACCCGCCGCTGCGAGGCGCGCGCCACGTAGACGATGTCCGCACCGTCGAGCACGCTGACCGACGCGCTCTGCCCCACCTCCTCCGAAAGCCGGTCGAGGAAAGGCTGCACAATGTGCGGCAGCGGCGTCGCAGACAGGTAGGCATAGCCGAGGCGCAGGATGCGCGGCGTCAGCGAGAAATACTTTCCGTCGTATTCGGCATAGCCAAGGTGCGCCAGCGTCAGCAGGCAGCGGCGCGCCGTAGCGCGATCAAGTCCCGTCTGCTTCGCCGCCTCGGCAATTGACAGGCGTGGCTGGGCCTCGCCGAACGCCTCGATGATCTTCAGTCCCTTGGCGAAGCCGCCGATCAGATCTGTATCCCGCATGACCACCTCCGTGCAGCTCACTTTGTGCGTTATGCGAACAAAAGTCAAATAACGCACAAAGTGATTGACGACAGCCGTCCCCCGGCGCTTAGTGAGACATCTGGAAGACCATGGGAGAGAGACATCATGGACAAGACCATTGCGACCACGGCGGATGCCGTGGCGCGCATCCATGACGGCGCGACCGTCATGATCGGCGGCTTCGGCGGCTCCGGCGCGCCGATCGAACTCATTCATGCGCTGATCGACAAGGGACCGAAGAACCTCACGGTCATCAACAACAATGCCGGCAATGGCCGTATTGGCATTGCCGCGATGATCGACGCGGGTCTGGTGAAGAAGATGATCTGCTCCTTCCCGCGCTCGTCGGATCCGCGGGCCTTCACCGACCGGTACCTGGCCGGCGAGATCGAACTGGAACTGGTGCCGCAGGGGACGCTCGCCGAGCGCATCCGCGCCGGCGGTGCCGGCATCCCGGCCTTCTATACGCCGACCGGCTACGGCACCGAACTGGCCGAGGGCAAGGTGATCGCCGAGTTCGACGGTCGCCACTATGTGCAGGAGCGCTGGCTGAAGGCGGATTTCGCCATCGTGAAGGCCCAGCTCGGCGACACCTACGGCAACCTGACCTACAACAAGGCCGGCCGTAACTTCAATCCGCTGATGTGCATGGCAGCGACGACGACGATTGCCCAGGTCTCGAAGATCGTGCCTGCCGGCGAGATCGACCCGGAACAGGTCGTGACGCCCGGCATCTTCGTCGATGGCGTCGTGGAAGTCGCAAACCCGCAACAGGAAGAAGCGCTCATCCGAGCCGGAGTGGCCTACGTATGACCCTCAACACCCGCGAAGACATCAAGCTCTCCAACGCCCAGATCGCCTGGCGTGCCGCGCAGGACATCGAAGACGGTGCTTACGTCAACCTCGGCATCGGTTTTCCGGAAATGGTCGCGCGCTTCCAGCCGCCCGGCCGCCAGGCCATCTTCCACACGGAAAACGGCATCCTCAACTTCGGTGAAGCCCCGCCCGCCGGCGAGGAAGACTGGGACCTGATCAATGCCGGCAAGAAGGCCGTGACGCTGAAGCCGGGTGCTGCCTTCTTCCACCATGCCGACAGCTTTGCCATGGTGCGCGGCGGTCATCTGGATGTGGCGATCCTCGGCGCCTATCAGGTGGCGGAAAACGGCGATCTCGCCAACTGGCGGGTCGGTTCCAAGGGCGTGCCCGCCGTCGGCGGCGCGATGGACCTGGTGCACGGTGCCAAGCAGGTCTTCGTCATCACCGAACATGTGACGAAGGACGGCAAGCCGAAACTTGTCGATAAATGCACCTTCCCGCTGACGGGTGTCGGCTGCATCACGCGCGTCTATACCAGCCACGCCGTCATTGATATCAAGGACGGACATTTCGTGGTGCGGGAAATGCTGAGCGCCATGACGATGGACGAGTTGCAGGCGATGACCGGCGCCCCTCTTCACACCGATGGTCCGGTGGCCGATCTCGTCGTGCCGGAAGTTTGAGGAATTGACCATGACAGACGCTTTTATCTGCGATTACATCCGCACGCCCATCGGCCGCTTCGGCGGATCGCTCTCTTCCGTACGCGCCGACGATCTCGGCGCCGTGCCGCT
Encoded here:
- a CDS encoding 3-oxoacid CoA-transferase subunit B, with amino-acid sequence MTLNTREDIKLSNAQIAWRAAQDIEDGAYVNLGIGFPEMVARFQPPGRQAIFHTENGILNFGEAPPAGEEDWDLINAGKKAVTLKPGAAFFHHADSFAMVRGGHLDVAILGAYQVAENGDLANWRVGSKGVPAVGGAMDLVHGAKQVFVITEHVTKDGKPKLVDKCTFPLTGVGCITRVYTSHAVIDIKDGHFVVREMLSAMTMDELQAMTGAPLHTDGPVADLVVPEV
- a CDS encoding IclR family transcriptional regulator translates to MRDTDLIGGFAKGLKIIEAFGEAQPRLSIAEAAKQTGLDRATARRCLLTLAHLGYAEYDGKYFSLTPRILRLGYAYLSATPLPHIVQPFLDRLSEEVGQSASVSVLDGADIVYVARASQRRVMSINLMPGSRLPAYCASMGRVLLAALPEAEARALIEASPRQAYTPRTKTETADLMMELERVRTEGHAVIDQELELGLCSIALPLFGVKGRVVAALNIGAPAAHVPAAEMAERYLAKMQGVAAELRPLLQ
- a CDS encoding 3-oxoacid CoA-transferase subunit A, which encodes MDKTIATTADAVARIHDGATVMIGGFGGSGAPIELIHALIDKGPKNLTVINNNAGNGRIGIAAMIDAGLVKKMICSFPRSSDPRAFTDRYLAGEIELELVPQGTLAERIRAGGAGIPAFYTPTGYGTELAEGKVIAEFDGRHYVQERWLKADFAIVKAQLGDTYGNLTYNKAGRNFNPLMCMAATTTIAQVSKIVPAGEIDPEQVVTPGIFVDGVVEVANPQQEEALIRAGVAYV